The sequence ATAAGGTGCAGGGCGGAGCGATCGGCTGGGTTCAGGCTGGACAAGTTTCTCCGCAAATTGCTGCAGTCTTAGTAAACCTGGGTAAGGGCCAAGTTTCTCAGTCCCCCATTCAAATGCAACAAGGTTGGTATTTGATTAAGCTTGAAGATAAAAAATCTAGTAAGCCACCTTCTTTTGAGCAAGCTAAAGCGGCCATTCGGAATGGTATGGCACAAAGAAAGCAAATGGATTTCTTATCTCAGCTCGCCAAAGATTCTAAGATCGTAGTTCAGTAAGGGCAATCTTAGGCATGAAAAAAGGGCTCCTCGGAGCCCTTTTTTATTTGCGCTTCAGAGTGATAAAGCTGAAGGTAATGTCGCCCTCTGATCCCGGAGTGCGCTCCATCTCATGCCATGAAGCGGGGTCGGGGACTTCAAAGAAAGTATCACCGCCATCTACATCCATATTAATTTCTGTCAGGTAGAGTGTGTCGGCTATAGGAAAAGCTTGTGTAAACAGTTGCTCCCCGCCAATCACAAATACCCGCGGTGAATCGCTCAGGAGCTGAAGAGCTTCATCTAGAGAGCCGGCTAACTCAGCACCATTCAGTTGAAAGTTGGGATTTCTGCTAACTACGATATTGCGGCGACCAGGCAGTGGGCGACCAATGGACTCCCAGGTCTTGCGACCCATGATGACTGGATAGCCCATGGTCACGCGTTTAAAAAACTGCAAATCTGCAGAGATCTTCCAAGGCATTTGATTGTCACGACCAATGACGTGATTGCGAGAGCGGGCCACGATCATGGAAATAGCAGGCTGGGTCATCAATTGCTTTCTGAAAGTCTTAAATAGCTACGGGAGCTTTAATATGGGGATGTGACTCATAGCCGGTAATTTCAAAATCTTCAAACTCATAGTCGAAGATAGAGTCTGGCTTGCGCAAGATATTGAGTTTAGGCAATGGCAAGAAATCCCGTGAGAGCTGCAGATCGACTTGCTCTAAATGATTGCTATATAAATGGCAATCGCCACCAGTCCAAATAAAGTCGCCTACTTCTAGATTGCATTGCTGAGCCATCATGTGCGTTAGTAGCGCGTAGCTAGCAATATTAAATGGCACGCCTAAGAAAATATCTGCGCTACGTTGATAGAGTTGGCAAGAGAGCTTGCCATCAGCTACGTAGAACTGGAAGAAAGCATGACAAGGAGCCAAGGCCATCTGCGGAATATCAGCTACGTTCCAAGCAGAAACGATAATGCGTCGTGAGTCTGGGTTTTTCTTGATGGTTTCAACTACTTCAGCAATCTGATCAATGTGCTTGCCATTAGGTGCTGGCCAAGAGCGCCACTGATATCCATAAATTGGACCTAGTTCACCATCTGGTGCTGCCCATTCATTCCAAATAGAGACGCCACGTTCTTTGAGCCAGTTATTGTTAGTACTGCCTTTGAGAAACCAGAGTAATTCATAAATGATGGACTTGAGGTGTAGCTTCTTTGTGGTAACCATGGGAAAGCCATCCGCCAGATTAAAGCGCATCTGGTGCCCAAACACCGAGATCGTTCCTGTACCTGTCCTATCGGACTTTTGAACGCCCTTGGCAAGGACTTCCTTCATGAGATCGTGATATTGGCGCATAGATATATTGGCGAAAAATGGGTAATGAAGAGATAGCTTACTCGAATGTGGCGGGGCTTACCCCAAGCATCCGATGAAGCTTAGGCGATGTGGTGGTGTACTGGAGCTGGATGGGTTTCTCAGGGTTAAGGTAGGCGGCCGCAGCAAAGGCTGCCAATGCCGCCTCATGAAAGCCTGACAAGATGAGCTTTTTCTTGCCCGGGTAAACATTGATATCACCCACGGCATAAATTCCAGGAATACTGGTTTGAAACTTCTCCGTATCAACAAGCACTTGTTTGCGATCAATATCCAGACCCCAGTCTGCGATAGGCCCGAGTTTTGGGGAGAGGCCAAAAAAGATGAGAAGATCATCTACCGGGATGCTTTGATCGGCACCGTCAATATTTCTGACAACAATACTGTCAATACGATCACCTGCAACTGCATATTCTGTAATTTGCCCAATCAGTAATTGCATCCGTTGATTAGCGCAGAGCTCACGCATCTTCGCAATCGATGCAGGAGCTGCTTTGAAGTCATCGCGTCGGTGAATCAAAGTCACACTCGCCGCTTTATCAACAAAATAGAGTGCCCAATCTAGCGCTGCATCGCCACCACCACAAATGACTATCCGCTTGCCATGAAATTGTTCAGGGTGTTTGACGTGATAGAAGAGCTGCTTGCCAGCAAATGCTTCAATACCTTCTAGGTTCAACGTGCGGGGCTGAAAAGCACCAACCCCTGCAGCGATAAAGACTGTTTTACTGAGGAAGTGCTCTTCTTTTGAGGTGCTGATCAGAAAGCGGCCATCCGCTTGTTGCTCGAGCCGCGTAACCTCTTGCCCCAAATGAAACTGGGCGCCAAAGGGTTCGATTTGTTTGAGAAGGTTTTGGGTCAGTTCGCGACCTGTGCAGACCGGAATTGCTGGAATATCGTAAATGGGTTTATCGGGATATAACTCAATGCATTGACCACCTGCTTCAGGTAATGAATCAATGACATGGGCTTTAATTTCTAGAAGGCCTAGTTCGAAAACTTGAAAAAGACCCACTGGCCCTGCGCCAATAATGACGGCATCGGTGTGAGTGGGTGAGCTCAACACAAAGTCTCGAAAATTACTTTACGAGTTGATCGAGTTTATTTTTAACGTCTTTCCACTCATCCGCATCAGGCAGTGCGGCTTTAGACTTCGTAATCGAAGTCCAAGATGGAGAGAGTTCAGCGTTCAGTTTGATAAAAGCTTGTTGATCACCGGGAACATCATCTTCTGCATAAATGGCATTAACAGGGCACTCGGGAACGCAAACGGCGCAGTCAATGCACTCATCCGGATCGATTACGAGAAAATTGGGGCCTTCACGAAAGCAGTCAACTGGGCAAACATCAACACAGTCGGTATATTTGCAGCGGATGCAAGATTCGGTAACAACGTAAGTCATGGTAGTTTTATTTCAAGAGCCCAAAAAAGGGGTTAGCCAGTTTTAAAAGATCAATTTTAGCCGAAATAGCCTATTTTTCAGGCAAAAGGGTCAATTTACTTCAGGTAAAGTTCCTCCTATGAATACACCGTCAAAATCCCAAACAAAACCTAAAATCCTCGTTGCTAGGGCAATATTCCCCGAGGCTTTGGCCAAGCTCCAAGAGTCCTTTGAGGTTCGATCCAACCAAGCGGATCAGGTTTTTACCCCTACCGAGCTCCAAGCAGAGCTTGCTAAGGTTGTAGGGGCATTGGTGGCTGGTAGCGAGCGCATCGATGCAAATGCTTTATCGCAAGCAAAAGATCTGAAGGTGGTAGCCAATATCTCAGTGGGTTATAACAATTTTGATGTACCTGCGATGACTGCTGCTGGTGTCATGGCAACTAACACTCCTGATGTACTTACTGATACAACAGCAGATTTTGGTTTTGCTTTATTGATGGCCACTGCCAGACGGATTACTGAGTCTGAGCATTGGGTTAGAGCAGGCGAATGGAAAAAGTGGTCCATCGTCAACAACCCACTTGGAATGGATATTCATCACAGCACCATCGGCATTATTGGAATGGGTCGTATTGGGCAGGGCATTGCAAAACGTGCCTTAGGTTTTGGGATGAATGTGATTTATCACAATCGGAGTCGTCTCTCCGAAGCCGATGAAAAAGCCTGTGCTGCAAAGTATGTATCTAAAGAAGAATTACTCCGCACCGCAGATCATGTGGTCTTGGTTTTACCCTATACCCCAGAGAATCATCACACCATTGCTGCTAAAGAGATTGCATTGATGAAACCAACTGCAACCCTGATAAACATTGCGCGGGGAGGTATCGTGGATGACTTGGCTTTAGCTCAAGCTCTCAAAGATAAAGTGATTTTTGCAGCTGGACTAGATGTATTTGAAGGTGAGCCTACCGTTCATCCGGAGTTGCTGAAATTAAGTAATGTGGTCTTAGCCCCTCATATTGCAAGCTCAACAGAGAAGACCCGCAGGGCGATGGTCGATTTAGCTATTGAGAATTTGCGACAAGCGATTGATGGCAAAAAGCCACCAAGCTTAATTAATACTGAAGTATTTAAAGCGTAGTTAAATCTAGCTGAAATTATTCAGCTTCGATTTCTTCAGGAAGTTCGCGCATGGCCAATTCAATACCACCGAATTTTCCTGCGACCCAGTTGTAGACTTTGCAAGCAATCCACAGCAAACCAAACCCTAATAAAGCATTGAGGATGAGGGCTGAGAGCACTGTAAATCCTGGAATCGCTCCATCACGAATGAAGGCAACAAACAGCGCTAGTAAGACGATGGGTACTGAGAAGCACAGGTAAACCAAAACGAGTGTTTTAGCTGTGTGCATTGGGTCTAGAAAGACGAGTTCTTTTTTGGTAAGTTTCATGATGACGCAATCTTAAAGCAGTCCTTCAAAAAGCGCCACATCTACCCACTCACCAGCAGCAACATTTCCTTGGTCGTGAGCAAGGATGACAAAGCAATTCGCCTCACTCATGGAGCGTAAAATCCCTGCGCCTTGGCTGCCAGTGAGTCGAACTGTTGGCTTACCATCCTCGCCACGACTGAGAATGGCCCGCTGAAACTCGGTACGACCCGGTTTTTTGCGAATTGCTTCTGTGCAGATTGCCTGAGTCATTGGCACATCTGTATGGCTTGCCCCATTGAGTTGGAGAAGGGCTGACCTGACAAATTGGTAAAAGGTCACCATTACTGCAACAGGATTACCAGGTAAGCCAAAGAATAGGGTTTTGCGCGCAGGAGATTTGCCAGCAAGGGCCTTCAGAATGCCAAACGCCATCGGACGGCCAGGTCGCATGGCAATTTTCCAGAAGCCAACATCCCCTAACTCTTGCATGATTTGTTTGGTGAAATCCGCCTCACCAACTGAAACGCCACCCGAAGAAATCAAGACATCTGCTTTTGCCGCCGCCTCACAGAAAGCATTCTTAAGGGCGCTGGGATCGTCACGAACAATGCCGCAGTCAATGATTTCAAGATTGAGGCGATTGAGTAAACCTGACAGGCTATAACGGTTACTGTCATAGATGCTGCCTATATCCAATGATTCACCTAGGGTGCGCAATTCATTTCCAGAAGACAGAATGGCTACCTTGAGTTTGCGCCTTACTTTTAAGGCCGCAATACCGAGTGAGGCTGCTAAACCCAAATCCGAAGGACGCAATAAACGACCAGCAGAGATAGCAGGTTTGCCAGTTTGCAAATCTTCACCGCGGAGGCGACGATTATCTCCACGTTTTAATTGAGCTTGTTGAAAGGTAATCTGAGTCTCAGTCATCTCAGTAGTCAATTCTTGTGGAATAACCGTGTCACAATTTGCTGGCATGACTGCACCAGTCATGATCTTCAGGCACTCACCGGTCTTGAGGTTGCCCTCATAAGGCTTGCCAGCAAAGGCGGTGCCAACAACCTGCAGTGCGATCTCAGGAGTATTGGTATCAAGACATTTGCCATCAAATGCAAAGCCATCCATAGCAGAGTTATCTGCTGCAGGAACATCGATTGGAGATAGTAGATCTTCTGCCAAAATACGATTGATCGCTTGATCTAATGCAACGATTTCAATATCTGCAGGATCTGAAATCGCTTGAGATTCATTTAAGAGTTCTTCGACTAACCGAGCAATGGCTGCGCGTGCCTCATCGACATGTAGCGATGAAGTCAGAAGAATAGGGTTGTTAGGCGAGTGCTTCATAAGGAGACTTGCTCTAAAGCTTTGAGTTCCTCGGGGGTGTTGACATTTGCAAATGCATGAGCTTCCTCAAATACAACAGTGCCACTGCGCAGCTCTTTGAACCAACGATCAATCTTGAGATCACCTTTTTGTAAAAAGATTTCTAAAGATTCATGCAAGTTGGTGCGCATCAAACAAAACACAGGTTGTGCCCACACCTTCCCATCAGCTTCTTTGCTTGAGGCGTAAACGAGTTGATAGTTACCTTGTTCCAGTTCATTAGCCATCCGAGAAGCCAAATCAAGGGGTAGCATGGGTGAATCGCACGGGGCACTCAATAAATATTGGGTCTTGCAGGCGCTTAGACCGGCCGAAAATCCGGCCAGTGGGCCAGAAAAGTCGGGAGTCTCGTCCATGATGACGGGGTAGCCATAAGCAGCATATTTTGTAACGTTGCGGTTGGCATTAATCAGCATGGGGCCAACTTGTTTCTTGAGGCGCGTAATCGTCGAATCAATCAGTGGCTTGTTATGAAAGGGGATAAGCCCTTTATCAATACCGCCCATACGCTGCGCACGTCCGCCAGCCAAGATGAGTCCAGTAATGTGTTCAGCTGAAATCATCAACCACCGATATAAGACATTTCGACCTTGCGACTACCTGTCGATAAGTTAGCAGTATGGGAGCCCCGAATCTCAGAGTAATGATCATCGCGTACTGACCAGGTATTCATGATCGCGTTGGCAATCTCTAAATCACTTTTACCAGACCGCAACATGGTTTTGAAATCAAAGCCTTCATTAGCAAATAGACAGAGATACATTTGCCCATCAGTTGAAATGCGAGCGCGCGTACATTCGTGACAGAAGGTTTGGGTCACGCTAGAGATCACGCCAATTTCACCAGAGCCATCCACATAGCGCCAGCGCTGGGCAACTTCACCAGAATAATTCGCATCAACAGGTTCCAGCGGGAATACTGCATGGATTTTGGCAATAACTTCTTTTGAAGGTAATACCTCTGCCATATTCCAGCCATTAGAGCTACCCACGTCCATGAATTCAATAAAGCGCAGAATAACGCCGCTACCCTTAAATTGCCTAGCCATCGCAACAATCTCATGATCGTTCGTTCCTTTTTTCACGACCATATTGACCTTGATATTTTCAAAGCCCACTTCTTTTGCGGCGGCTATGCCATCCAAAACATCGGCTACTGGAAAGTCAACATCATTCATTTTTCTAAAGACAGCATCATCTAGGCCATCCAAGCTGACTGTAAGTCTTTGTAAGCCTGCCGCTTTTAAAGCAGCAGCTTTCTTGCGCAGGATGCTGCCATTGGTGGTGAGAGTGAGATCGAGTGGCATGCCTTCAGGCGTACTCAATTTCGCTAGCATCTCAATCAGTACCTCTAAATTCTTACGCAGCAATGGTTCGCCACCAGTTAAGCGAATCTTCTCAACACCTAGCGTGGAAAAGATAGTAGCTAGGCGGGTGATTTCTTCAAAGCTAAGTAATTCTTGATGGGCGAGATAGGGGTAATTGTGATCAAACACTTCTTTAGGCATGCAATAAGTGCAGCGGAAGTTACAACGATCGGTTACAGAAATGCGTAGGTCATGTAAAGTGCGACCGCGCTTATCCAAAGTCTGGCCGTGAGGCGCAAGCAGTTGTGCGCCAATAGACGGCGTAAGGCCTTTGCCTTCATGAATACGAATGGGAATTACTTTGGGGTTAACTTTTTCAACCATGATCTCAATTATGGCTGTGAAACGGGGTTTCTGCCAAACCGCCCAATATCCTTTTGGGATAAAAGGCGGTCTGGAGAAAAAGCTGTAAGGCCTTAAACCGTTTTTTCTTGACCGCCGGTTTCAACTAAAACCATTGGACCTTCAGGACGGGCAGCTGCAGGCTTTGGTGCTCTGCCTAAGTTGATTGACTCAGGCTGAATCTGATTTTGTGCTTCCGCATGCTTGGAGGCATCGGTGGCAACCCAAATCATGCCGGCAGATTGCACAACATTATGTAAAGGCGTTTCTTCTAGCGCTTGGAAGGCAACCTTCGGAAGTTCTGGAGCTGGTTTAGCAATCACTTCAACCTTGGCGGCAGCAGCTACTACAGCAACGGGTGCTGCAGTTTGCGTTGGTGCTGCAGCAGAGCTTTGAGCTGGACGATTTGATTGACGTGGAGCACGTGGTCCTCGACCTTGTCTTTCAGTTTTTTCAGCTGCTGGTTTTGTATTTGAAAAACTGCTCACAATATTCTGAATTGGCATTGATGCAGATGCACCAGCCATACCAACAGGAGGGCCAGCAAACGGGCTAGCAGATGCTGCTACAGATGAAGATGCATCACCATTCTCAGCGCGCTCACCGCGATCATTTCGGTTGCGACCACGACCACGACGGTTGCGACCACGACCACGACGCTCTTCACCTTCAACAGCCGGTGTTGCCTCATTGCCAGGAGCTGCTTCGCTTGCAGGTGTTACTGCCGCTGCATTTTCTTGACGTTCTGGTTTTGGACCGTTCTGGTTATTGCGATTGCGGTTATTACGATTGCCGTTGCGATTGGTGTTGCCTTCGCTAGCACCTTCAGCAGCATTTGCCGCCGGACGCTCTGTACGCTCGCCGTTGCGATCATTACGCTCACCACGACGATTGCGACCACGATTGCGATCACCACCATTGCCGTTGCGACTTTGATTGCGTCCACGTGTATTGCTTGGCGCTGGCTTCTCTTCGACTACTGGTGTCGATGAGAATAGTTTTTTGATAAATCCAAATAAACCACCAGAGCTTTCAGCTTGAACTTTTTCGGTGCGGGCTGGACGCGGTTGACTCATTGGTGCGGGTTGAGTAGGAGTGATGCCCTTAACTGCAGCCTCAGGGCGTGCCTTCACATCAGCATCTTTGCGACTTACTGTGGTGTCGGTTTCCAATTCACGAGCAGCTTCTTCAGCCATCACGTAGCTAGCTTTTTGGTCATCTAGACGTGGATCGTCATGACGCAAACGCTCTAACTTGTAATGTGGCGTTTCTAAATGCTTGTTTGGAACCATCAAGACGTTCACTTTGAAGCGCGTCTCGATCTTGATGACTTCAGCACGTTTTTCATTCAAGAGAAACGCAGCCACTTCGACCGGTACCTGTGTATGAATCGCTGCTGTGTTTTCCTTCATCGCTTCTTCTTGAATAATGCGCAGAACTTGCAATGCAGATGATTCGGTATCACGGATATGACCTGTGCCGTTACAACGCGGGCAAGTGACGTGACTACCTTCAGAAAGGGCAGGGCGCAAACGTTGGCGTGACATTTCCATCAAGCCAAACTTGGAGATCTTACCCATTTGAACGCGGGCACGATCATGGCGCAGAGCATCGCGTAAGCGGTTCTCAACATCTTTCTGAGCCTTGCTCGATTCCATATCAATGAAGTCAATCACGATCAAACCACCCAAGTCACGTAAACGTGCTTGACGAGCGATTTCATCGGCAGCTTCTAAGTTGGTACGCGTCGCAGTTTCTTCAATGTCAGAACCACGGGTCGCACGAGCGGAGTTTACGTCCACAGAAACCAAGGCTTCAGTGTGGTCGATCACAATAGCGCCGCCAGATGGTAATGGCACTGTGCGTGAATACGCGGTTTCAATTTGGTGTTCAATTTGGAAGCGTGAGAACAAAGGCACATCGTCGTGATAGCGCTTTACGCGTGGCAAATTGTCTGGCATCACCACCGACATAAATGCTGCAGCTTGTTCGTAGATATCATCGGTATCGATGAGAATCTCGCCGATATCAGGCTGGAAGTAATCGCGGATTGCACGAATCACTAAGCTAGATTCGAGGTAAATCAGTAATGGCGCAGAGTTGCCTTTAGCGGCTTCATCAATCGCCTTCCACAGCTGCATGAGATAACTTAAGTCCCACTGCAATTCCGTAGCATCGCGACCAATACCAGCAGTACGAGCAATGATGCTCATGCCATCTGGTACTTCTAATTGAGACATCGCTTCACGCAGTTCTTGACGGTCTTCGCCTTCAATACGACGGGATACACCGCCTCCACGTGGATTGTTTGGCATTAATACCAAATAACGACCAGCCAGGGAGATAAAGGAGGTGAGGGCAGCACCTTTTTGGCCACGCTCTTCTTTTTCTACCTGAACAATGATTTCTTGACCTTCGCGCAGGGCATCCTTAATGGAAGCATTGCGGACGTCGATACCCTCTTTGAAATAGGCTCTAGCAACTTCTTTAAATGGTAAGAAGCCATGACGCTCTTCACCGTAGTTGACAAAGCACGCCTCCAGGGAAGGTTCAATGCGGGTAATAACACCTTTGTAAATATTGCCTTTGCGTTGTTCACGACCGGCAGCTTCGATATCAATATCAATGAGTTTTTGACCATCAACGATGGCAACTCGCAACTCTTCTTGTTGAGTTGCATTAAACAACATGCGTTTCATAACACTCTCCTATGGGGGAGGTTGTCGATGCGCGCTGCGTTAGGGGACAAGTTCAATGCCGCTGAGGACTGAGCCTAAGGCGGTATAGGAGTGTGGATCAAGCCAATCTGGGCATCTTTTACCCAGCTCACCAAGTTAACGGTTGGTTAATTCGGTGCCACACTTGACGATCGCCGCAGAGACCTCCTTTAGGTCATCAATGCAGGCGCGCGCCTGAAAACTGTCTTCTAATCGCGGGTCGCGGCATACGGCACACCAACCCTGCGCCTCATTACAACGGGGGAGGGGCAACCCCGGGAGTCTTTTAAAGGGCGACTCCAAGCTCCACGATTCAAGCCTGACTTCAGGCTGGGATCAAGCCAATAAATTGGCTAGAGCGTTGATTATACGGCACAAGTTGAATGACAATGGGGTATTGTTGAGTCCCTTGTCTTCCTCTGTTGAGGGGGCAAGAGAGATAAATCATGAAACCAGAGCCATTAAGTAAGCCAAAACCCACCCCAAATTCCGCCCCAGCAGCAGTTCATCTGCAGACTATTGGACCGGAGGAGGCTGGTCAGCGTTTAGATAATTATTTGCTGCGCTGGGCCAAAGGGGTCCCCAAAAGCCACGTTTATCGGATTATTCGCTCCGGTGAGGTGCGGGTAAACAAAAAACGTGCCGAGCCAACGACTCGCCTGGTGGAGGGGGATGTAGTACGAGTGCCGCCCGTCAGAATCGCCGAGCCAGCCCAAATGGCCGCAGTGAACTCTGCTCAAACCAAATCCCGAGCTCATGGTTACTCAGACAAAATGCCGATCCTGTTTGAGGATGAGGCCCTTTTGATTGTAGATAAACCTCCTGGATTGGCGGTGCATGGAGGATCTGGAATTGCTTTGGGCGTGATTGAGACCTTACGCATCACCCGCCCAGAACTGAAGTTTTTGGAATTGGTCCACCGTCTAGATAGAGATACTTCCGGAGTGTTGCTGCTGGCAAAGAAGCGTAGCGCTTTAGTAGAGCTGCATCGCCAAATCCGTGAGGGACAAACTGATAAACGCTATTACTTGCTGGCCCATGGAGAAATCGTGCAGGGTACTCAGAGCATGCAACTCAAATACCCATTGCATAAATATTTATTAGCGAATGGCGAACGCCGCGTGCGAGTAGATCCTGAGGGGCTTCCCAGTCATACCGCTTTGCGAGTTACAAAAGTCTTCAAGCATGATGAGGTGGCAATGACATTGGCTGAAGCGCAGC comes from Polynucleobacter sp. MWH-Svant-W18 and encodes:
- a CDS encoding dihydrofolate reductase produces the protein MTQPAISMIVARSRNHVIGRDNQMPWKISADLQFFKRVTMGYPVIMGRKTWESIGRPLPGRRNIVVSRNPNFQLNGAELAGSLDEALQLLSDSPRVFVIGGEQLFTQAFPIADTLYLTEINMDVDGGDTFFEVPDPASWHEMERTPGSEGDITFSFITLKRK
- a CDS encoding thymidylate synthase — translated: MRQYHDLMKEVLAKGVQKSDRTGTGTISVFGHQMRFNLADGFPMVTTKKLHLKSIIYELLWFLKGSTNNNWLKERGVSIWNEWAAPDGELGPIYGYQWRSWPAPNGKHIDQIAEVVETIKKNPDSRRIIVSAWNVADIPQMALAPCHAFFQFYVADGKLSCQLYQRSADIFLGVPFNIASYALLTHMMAQQCNLEVGDFIWTGGDCHLYSNHLEQVDLQLSRDFLPLPKLNILRKPDSIFDYEFEDFEITGYESHPHIKAPVAI
- a CDS encoding NAD(P)/FAD-dependent oxidoreductase codes for the protein MLSSPTHTDAVIIGAGPVGLFQVFELGLLEIKAHVIDSLPEAGGQCIELYPDKPIYDIPAIPVCTGRELTQNLLKQIEPFGAQFHLGQEVTRLEQQADGRFLISTSKEEHFLSKTVFIAAGVGAFQPRTLNLEGIEAFAGKQLFYHVKHPEQFHGKRIVICGGGDAALDWALYFVDKAASVTLIHRRDDFKAAPASIAKMRELCANQRMQLLIGQITEYAVAGDRIDSIVVRNIDGADQSIPVDDLLIFFGLSPKLGPIADWGLDIDRKQVLVDTEKFQTSIPGIYAVGDINVYPGKKKLILSGFHEAALAAFAAAAYLNPEKPIQLQYTTTSPKLHRMLGVSPATFE
- the fdxA gene encoding ferredoxin FdxA, whose amino-acid sequence is MTYVVTESCIRCKYTDCVDVCPVDCFREGPNFLVIDPDECIDCAVCVPECPVNAIYAEDDVPGDQQAFIKLNAELSPSWTSITKSKAALPDADEWKDVKNKLDQLVK
- a CDS encoding D-glycerate dehydrogenase: MNTPSKSQTKPKILVARAIFPEALAKLQESFEVRSNQADQVFTPTELQAELAKVVGALVAGSERIDANALSQAKDLKVVANISVGYNNFDVPAMTAAGVMATNTPDVLTDTTADFGFALLMATARRITESEHWVRAGEWKKWSIVNNPLGMDIHHSTIGIIGMGRIGQGIAKRALGFGMNVIYHNRSRLSEADEKACAAKYVSKEELLRTADHVVLVLPYTPENHHTIAAKEIALMKPTATLINIARGGIVDDLALAQALKDKVIFAAGLDVFEGEPTVHPELLKLSNVVLAPHIASSTEKTRRAMVDLAIENLRQAIDGKKPPSLINTEVFKA
- the glp gene encoding gephyrin-like molybdotransferase Glp, translated to MKHSPNNPILLTSSLHVDEARAAIARLVEELLNESQAISDPADIEIVALDQAINRILAEDLLSPIDVPAADNSAMDGFAFDGKCLDTNTPEIALQVVGTAFAGKPYEGNLKTGECLKIMTGAVMPANCDTVIPQELTTEMTETQITFQQAQLKRGDNRRLRGEDLQTGKPAISAGRLLRPSDLGLAASLGIAALKVRRKLKVAILSSGNELRTLGESLDIGSIYDSNRYSLSGLLNRLNLEIIDCGIVRDDPSALKNAFCEAAAKADVLISSGGVSVGEADFTKQIMQELGDVGFWKIAMRPGRPMAFGILKALAGKSPARKTLFFGLPGNPVAVMVTFYQFVRSALLQLNGASHTDVPMTQAICTEAIRKKPGRTEFQRAILSRGEDGKPTVRLTGSQGAGILRSMSEANCFVILAHDQGNVAAGEWVDVALFEGLL
- the mobA gene encoding molybdenum cofactor guanylyltransferase MobA, with the protein product MISAEHITGLILAGGRAQRMGGIDKGLIPFHNKPLIDSTITRLKKQVGPMLINANRNVTKYAAYGYPVIMDETPDFSGPLAGFSAGLSACKTQYLLSAPCDSPMLPLDLASRMANELEQGNYQLVYASSKEADGKVWAQPVFCLMRTNLHESLEIFLQKGDLKIDRWFKELRSGTVVFEEAHAFANVNTPEELKALEQVSL
- the moaA gene encoding GTP 3',8-cyclase MoaA, translated to MVEKVNPKVIPIRIHEGKGLTPSIGAQLLAPHGQTLDKRGRTLHDLRISVTDRCNFRCTYCMPKEVFDHNYPYLAHQELLSFEEITRLATIFSTLGVEKIRLTGGEPLLRKNLEVLIEMLAKLSTPEGMPLDLTLTTNGSILRKKAAALKAAGLQRLTVSLDGLDDAVFRKMNDVDFPVADVLDGIAAAKEVGFENIKVNMVVKKGTNDHEIVAMARQFKGSGVILRFIEFMDVGSSNGWNMAEVLPSKEVIAKIHAVFPLEPVDANYSGEVAQRWRYVDGSGEIGVISSVTQTFCHECTRARISTDGQMYLCLFANEGFDFKTMLRSGKSDLEIANAIMNTWSVRDDHYSEIRGSHTANLSTGSRKVEMSYIGG
- a CDS encoding Rne/Rng family ribonuclease, whose translation is MKRMLFNATQQEELRVAIVDGQKLIDIDIEAAGREQRKGNIYKGVITRIEPSLEACFVNYGEERHGFLPFKEVARAYFKEGIDVRNASIKDALREGQEIIVQVEKEERGQKGAALTSFISLAGRYLVLMPNNPRGGGVSRRIEGEDRQELREAMSQLEVPDGMSIIARTAGIGRDATELQWDLSYLMQLWKAIDEAAKGNSAPLLIYLESSLVIRAIRDYFQPDIGEILIDTDDIYEQAAAFMSVVMPDNLPRVKRYHDDVPLFSRFQIEHQIETAYSRTVPLPSGGAIVIDHTEALVSVDVNSARATRGSDIEETATRTNLEAADEIARQARLRDLGGLIVIDFIDMESSKAQKDVENRLRDALRHDRARVQMGKISKFGLMEMSRQRLRPALSEGSHVTCPRCNGTGHIRDTESSALQVLRIIQEEAMKENTAAIHTQVPVEVAAFLLNEKRAEVIKIETRFKVNVLMVPNKHLETPHYKLERLRHDDPRLDDQKASYVMAEEAARELETDTTVSRKDADVKARPEAAVKGITPTQPAPMSQPRPARTEKVQAESSGGLFGFIKKLFSSTPVVEEKPAPSNTRGRNQSRNGNGGDRNRGRNRRGERNDRNGERTERPAANAAEGASEGNTNRNGNRNNRNRNNQNGPKPERQENAAAVTPASEAAPGNEATPAVEGEERRGRGRNRRGRGRNRNDRGERAENGDASSSVAASASPFAGPPVGMAGASASMPIQNIVSSFSNTKPAAEKTERQGRGPRAPRQSNRPAQSSAAAPTQTAAPVAVVAAAAKVEVIAKPAPELPKVAFQALEETPLHNVVQSAGMIWVATDASKHAEAQNQIQPESINLGRAPKPAAARPEGPMVLVETGGQEKTV
- a CDS encoding RluA family pseudouridine synthase codes for the protein MKPEPLSKPKPTPNSAPAAVHLQTIGPEEAGQRLDNYLLRWAKGVPKSHVYRIIRSGEVRVNKKRAEPTTRLVEGDVVRVPPVRIAEPAQMAAVNSAQTKSRAHGYSDKMPILFEDEALLIVDKPPGLAVHGGSGIALGVIETLRITRPELKFLELVHRLDRDTSGVLLLAKKRSALVELHRQIREGQTDKRYYLLAHGEIVQGTQSMQLKYPLHKYLLANGERRVRVDPEGLPSHTALRVTKVFKHDEVAMTLAEAQLKTGRTHQIRVHLQKLGHAILGDDKYGFEEQDKLIKSKRLYLHAHLAGFTHPRTGEKMRIESPLPAEFAAMMKKFELS